A region from the Mucilaginibacter sp. CSA2-8R genome encodes:
- a CDS encoding NAD(P)H-dependent oxidoreductase encodes MSLLEDLQWRYATKKMNGAKIPPEKLDYILEATRMAPSSSGLQPYKVIVISDPALLEKIKGIAYNQTQITDCSHLLVFAAWDSYSGERVTQVFNYMMDERGLPHSNMDAYKQTILGLYETKGTEWQAHHAAKQSYIAFAMAIAAAAEQKVDATPIEGFLPEKLDELLNLRDSGYHSTVLLPLGYREAGQDWLVNMKKVRMPKELFVTEMTLADAADNQEAPMEMNLDAFTQK; translated from the coding sequence ATGAGTTTACTCGAAGATCTACAATGGCGCTACGCAACTAAAAAAATGAATGGCGCTAAGATACCGCCAGAAAAACTGGATTACATATTAGAAGCAACCCGCATGGCTCCTTCGTCATCAGGCTTGCAGCCATATAAAGTAATTGTTATATCAGACCCCGCCCTGCTCGAAAAAATAAAAGGCATTGCCTATAATCAAACCCAAATCACTGATTGTTCGCACCTGTTGGTTTTTGCAGCGTGGGATAGTTATAGCGGTGAGCGTGTAACCCAAGTTTTTAACTACATGATGGATGAACGCGGCTTGCCACACAGCAACATGGACGCTTACAAACAAACAATTTTAGGTTTGTACGAAACTAAAGGTACCGAATGGCAGGCACATCATGCGGCCAAACAAAGTTATATTGCCTTTGCCATGGCGATTGCCGCGGCAGCCGAGCAAAAGGTAGATGCTACTCCTATTGAAGGCTTCTTGCCCGAAAAATTAGATGAACTTTTAAATCTCCGGGACAGTGGCTACCATAGTACCGTACTTCTTCCTTTAGGCTACCGCGAAGCCGGGCAAGACTGGCTGGTAAACATGAAAAAAGTGCGTATGCCTAAAGAGTTGTTTGTTACCGAGATGACGCTTGCCGACGCAGCCGATAACCAGGAAGCCCCCATGGAGATGAACCTGGATGCTTTTACTCAAAAGTAA
- a CDS encoding helix-turn-helix domain-containing protein, protein MKPILVDLPPFTECQKKIRAIDDTMDILSGKWKVSILARLCYQPMRYSALLKDVNGISGKVLSRELKELEINELIVREVSQSSPPAVTYHISEYGHTLGALTESIAAWGLQHRERIKRPVKK, encoded by the coding sequence ATGAAACCGATATTAGTTGATTTGCCACCGTTTACCGAATGCCAGAAAAAGATACGCGCTATTGATGATACCATGGACATTTTAAGCGGTAAATGGAAAGTATCTATATTGGCGCGGCTCTGCTACCAGCCTATGCGCTATTCGGCTCTGCTCAAAGATGTTAACGGCATATCAGGTAAGGTATTAAGCCGCGAATTGAAAGAGCTGGAGATTAATGAACTGATTGTGCGCGAAGTATCACAGAGCAGCCCGCCGGCGGTTACTTATCATATTTCAGAATATGGGCATACCCTCGGTGCCTTAACAGAAAGCATTGCAGCCTGGGGACTTCAACACCGTGAAAGAATTAAACGGCCGGTGAAAAAGTAA
- a CDS encoding serine hydrolase, producing MDTLFLHNLLQFHPDLFKGILQHPQHNEVQLLYTQINRDKNNVPHFTSCSYRLNSKRYFYPASTVKLPTAIFALEKLNELRIKGLNKEAAMLTDSAFAGQTKVMQDTTSTDGKPSIVHYIKKILLVSDNDAYNRLYEFVGREEINQKLKKYQLNNTRIIGRLAVGDGGENARHTNPVNFYNNNRLVYTKPALYDALDYPMQLDNMLQGKGYLDSKDQLVMKPFDFSDKNVFPIVDQQAVLKRLLFPEAYDKSQRFNLKADDYRLLYRYMSTYPTESKSPVYSRPSYYPAFCKFLFYGADSNAVINPNIRIFNKIGDSYGYDIDNAYIVDFKNQVEFMITAVIQSNEDGIYNDNKYEYETVCLPFLKNIGQLLYEYELKRPKEHLPDLKRFKFDY from the coding sequence ATGGATACTTTGTTTTTACACAATCTGCTGCAATTTCACCCCGATCTATTTAAGGGCATTTTACAGCATCCGCAACATAACGAGGTGCAGCTACTGTATACGCAAATTAACCGCGACAAAAACAATGTGCCGCATTTTACTTCGTGCAGTTACCGGCTTAATTCTAAGCGCTATTTTTACCCGGCCAGCACGGTTAAATTACCTACAGCCATCTTTGCACTCGAAAAACTGAACGAGTTGCGCATAAAAGGATTGAACAAAGAAGCTGCAATGCTTACCGACAGCGCCTTTGCCGGGCAAACCAAGGTAATGCAGGATACTACATCCACTGATGGGAAGCCGAGCATAGTGCACTACATCAAAAAGATTTTGCTGGTGAGCGATAACGATGCTTATAATCGGTTGTACGAGTTTGTGGGCCGCGAAGAAATTAATCAGAAGCTTAAAAAATATCAGCTTAACAATACCCGCATTATAGGCCGTTTGGCTGTTGGTGATGGTGGTGAAAACGCCAGGCACACTAACCCGGTTAATTTTTATAATAACAATCGCTTGGTTTATACCAAGCCGGCGCTGTACGATGCGCTTGATTATCCCATGCAACTGGATAACATGCTGCAGGGCAAAGGCTACCTCGACAGTAAAGACCAATTGGTGATGAAGCCTTTCGACTTCAGTGATAAAAATGTATTCCCAATCGTCGATCAGCAGGCCGTTTTGAAGCGGCTGCTTTTTCCTGAGGCTTATGACAAAAGCCAGCGTTTTAACCTGAAAGCAGATGATTACCGGTTGCTTTACCGATACATGAGCACGTATCCAACCGAAAGCAAATCTCCGGTTTACAGCAGGCCAAGTTATTATCCTGCATTTTGTAAGTTTCTGTTTTACGGGGCAGACAGTAACGCAGTTATTAACCCTAACATCAGGATATTTAATAAAATAGGCGACTCATACGGTTACGATATTGATAACGCCTACATTGTCGATTTTAAAAACCAGGTTGAATTTATGATTACCGCTGTTATTCAATCAAATGAAGACGGTATTTATAATGATAATAAATACGAGTACGAGACGGTTTGCCTGCCATTTTTGAAAAATATTGGTCAGTTACTGTACGAATACGAGCTTAAAAGACCTAAAGAACATCTGCCGGATTTGAAAAGATTTAAGTTTGATTACTAA
- a CDS encoding pseudouridine synthase codes for MATDNTSRIIYFNDDAIRGITLPARFTFPFCYEPHPLTRLAAAELQKYLDTQNNLDHNFGLEADQVGSPIGKMFGVLIVKDQNGRLGYLSAFSGKLAGSNDHDRFVPPVFDMLVENSFFLQEQEVINNVNARVQQLWQHPEYTNLREDLERVTVEAAQQIAAFKAQLKANKQDRKKQRETHKALLPTDEYATLEAHLIRHSLHDKHQLNLLIQQWNLQINEISIAISQFENEIETLKQERRERSASLQQQLFERYVFLNKQGQTKSLHDIFSSTIYEKPPAGAGECATPKLLQYASLHGYQPLAMAEFWWGASPKSEIRQHGQFYPACTGKCKPILGHMLDGIALDDDPLLINPGEDSKLDVVYEDEHLIVVNKPSGLLSVPGVNINDSVYSRLKRLWVGTEPLIIHRLDMATSGLLVVAKTPEAHKHIQRQFLKRTVSKRYTALLSKSIEGDKGEIDLPLRGDFYNRPLQLVCFEHGKKSVTRWQVVERRPNKTCIHFWPLTGRTHQLRMHAAHHLGLHAPIVGDDLYGTADERLCLHAAYLAFEHPVTHARVCFEVKEDF; via the coding sequence TTGGCCACAGACAACACCAGCCGTATTATATACTTTAACGATGATGCCATTCGGGGTATCACTTTGCCTGCACGCTTTACTTTCCCGTTTTGCTACGAGCCTCACCCACTCACCCGGTTGGCGGCTGCCGAATTGCAAAAATATCTGGATACCCAAAATAATCTCGACCATAATTTTGGCTTAGAAGCAGATCAGGTGGGTTCGCCTATCGGCAAAATGTTTGGAGTATTGATAGTGAAAGACCAAAATGGCCGGTTAGGGTATTTATCTGCGTTTTCGGGAAAACTGGCCGGAAGCAACGATCACGACCGTTTTGTGCCGCCGGTGTTTGACATGCTGGTCGAAAATAGCTTTTTTTTGCAGGAACAGGAAGTCATTAACAACGTAAACGCCCGCGTACAGCAGCTATGGCAACATCCTGAATATACGAATTTAAGGGAGGATTTAGAGCGGGTAACCGTAGAAGCAGCGCAGCAGATTGCAGCATTTAAGGCTCAACTGAAAGCCAATAAACAAGATCGCAAAAAACAACGCGAAACTCATAAAGCTTTGTTACCAACAGACGAGTATGCCACACTCGAGGCTCATTTGATCAGGCATAGCCTGCACGACAAACATCAACTTAATTTACTGATTCAACAATGGAATCTACAAATTAACGAGATCAGCATAGCTATCTCGCAGTTTGAAAACGAAATTGAGACGTTGAAGCAAGAGCGGCGCGAACGGTCCGCAAGCTTACAGCAACAGCTTTTTGAGCGATATGTATTTTTAAATAAGCAGGGACAAACCAAGAGCCTGCACGATATTTTTAGCAGCACCATTTACGAAAAGCCACCGGCAGGTGCCGGCGAGTGCGCAACGCCCAAATTGTTGCAATACGCTTCTTTACACGGCTATCAACCTTTGGCCATGGCAGAGTTTTGGTGGGGGGCATCACCAAAATCCGAAATCAGGCAGCATGGTCAGTTTTACCCGGCCTGTACCGGCAAGTGTAAACCTATTTTAGGGCATATGCTGGATGGTATTGCCCTGGATGATGACCCACTGCTGATAAATCCCGGGGAAGACAGTAAGCTTGATGTCGTTTATGAAGACGAGCATTTAATTGTTGTCAACAAACCCTCGGGGTTGTTATCAGTGCCTGGCGTTAACATTAACGATTCGGTTTACAGCCGGTTAAAACGTTTATGGGTTGGCACAGAGCCACTCATCATTCACCGGTTAGATATGGCTACTTCCGGATTATTGGTGGTTGCAAAAACGCCCGAAGCTCATAAGCACATCCAGCGGCAATTTTTAAAGCGTACGGTAAGCAAGCGTTACACTGCATTGCTATCAAAAAGCATTGAAGGCGATAAAGGCGAAATTGATTTACCGCTGCGTGGCGACTTTTACAACCGGCCGTTGCAACTGGTTTGTTTTGAGCACGGCAAAAAAAGCGTGACCCGCTGGCAGGTGGTTGAGCGGCGACCCAATAAAACCTGCATTCATTTTTGGCCACTCACCGGCCGCACCCATCAGTTGCGTATGCATGCCGCCCACCATTTGGGCCTGCACGCTCCTATTGTTGGCGACGACCTTTATGGCACTGCCGACGAGCGCCTTTGCCTGCACGCGGCCTATCTGGCTTTTGAACATCCGGTAACTCACGCACGTGTATGCTTTGAGGTTAAAGAGGATTTTTAA
- a CDS encoding ATP-binding protein, which produces MLSPSSVLSDKTLLNIFDQSPIATAIYTGEVLQIAFANAAMRKLWDVSEEEIIGKTYAEMRAGSSPKLAGQLPRVWQTGLTYIETAAPYTTKANGYIYTQYYNIELKATRNIEGRVEAVIHTAVQLNQTSIADRTDALQSVENNMVHVAAEKADMDNVFDAPALETLIDDASIGVVVIAGDENQILYANLAYSRMISRNLETLFGSNLFDILPEAKAYFKPIIDEVRNTGRPVYLYDTPFMVYDKDKVSRGYVNIIYQPFTQPDTAVKGVLAICHDVTLQTISKQQLESINAELQTSNQDLQLNEAGLRLAADTAKLGIWTYDPETNEFGLDERCRNIFGLDATAVITNADVNTIIEDNYVQLVTQLVQNAYAGKPGMVEYYAINRKTGKHSWVRGSAQYVPPTNESGGHLIGTMIDLSAEKDEEKRKTDFIGFVSHELRSPLTSLSGFIQVLQLKAAKVGDDKMIDIILKSRRQLDRMTALISGFLDVVKMGESQIQLDLSVFDVGELLNASEEETTTVVQTHHMVYEPVTGALVKADYDKIEQVLTNLINNAVKYSPQGTTITVVAERLDTELQVSVTDEGLGVSPTDMPHLFDRFYRAQSEHTQTIKGFGIGLYICKEIIERHKGRIWVESKIDQGSVFYFSLPLYQSKL; this is translated from the coding sequence ATGCTTAGCCCATCCTCCGTATTGAGTGATAAAACATTGCTCAATATTTTTGACCAGTCGCCTATAGCAACTGCCATTTACACCGGCGAAGTGCTGCAAATTGCCTTTGCCAACGCTGCTATGCGCAAGCTCTGGGATGTTAGCGAAGAAGAAATAATTGGTAAAACTTATGCCGAAATGCGTGCAGGCAGTAGTCCCAAATTGGCAGGGCAACTACCAAGGGTGTGGCAAACCGGCTTAACTTATATTGAAACGGCCGCCCCCTATACAACTAAAGCCAACGGTTATATTTACACCCAGTATTACAATATCGAGTTAAAGGCTACCCGCAATATAGAAGGACGTGTTGAGGCCGTGATACATACCGCTGTTCAGTTAAATCAAACAAGCATTGCTGATCGTACCGACGCCTTGCAAAGCGTGGAAAACAACATGGTGCATGTGGCCGCTGAAAAGGCAGATATGGATAATGTTTTTGATGCGCCGGCGCTTGAAACTTTAATCGACGATGCCTCAATTGGCGTAGTTGTTATTGCCGGAGATGAAAACCAAATATTATATGCCAACTTGGCTTACAGCCGAATGATTAGCCGGAACCTTGAAACGTTGTTTGGCAGCAATTTATTCGACATTTTACCCGAAGCTAAGGCTTATTTTAAACCTATTATTGATGAAGTGCGCAATACCGGCCGACCTGTTTATCTTTATGACACACCATTTATGGTGTACGATAAAGATAAAGTGTCGCGCGGTTATGTAAACATCATTTACCAACCATTTACGCAGCCAGACACAGCGGTAAAAGGTGTGCTGGCTATTTGCCACGATGTAACTTTACAAACAATTTCCAAGCAGCAATTAGAAAGTATAAACGCCGAATTGCAAACCAGCAATCAGGATTTACAGCTGAATGAAGCTGGCCTGCGCTTGGCGGCAGACACGGCTAAACTGGGTATCTGGACGTACGACCCCGAAACCAACGAATTTGGTCTGGACGAGCGTTGCCGCAATATATTCGGGTTGGATGCAACAGCGGTTATAACTAACGCCGATGTAAACACTATAATTGAAGATAATTACGTGCAACTGGTTACACAGCTGGTACAAAACGCTTATGCAGGCAAACCGGGCATGGTAGAGTATTACGCAATAAACCGTAAAACCGGCAAACACAGTTGGGTACGCGGGTCTGCACAATATGTGCCTCCTACTAATGAAAGCGGTGGTCACCTCATTGGAACGATGATTGACCTAAGCGCCGAAAAAGATGAGGAGAAGCGTAAAACAGATTTTATAGGGTTTGTAAGCCACGAACTTCGTTCGCCACTTACATCGCTCAGCGGGTTTATACAAGTACTTCAACTAAAGGCAGCCAAAGTGGGCGATGACAAAATGATAGACATTATATTAAAGTCACGCCGGCAATTAGATAGAATGACCGCACTCATCAGTGGGTTTTTAGATGTCGTAAAAATGGGCGAAAGCCAAATACAGCTTGATTTGTCTGTTTTCGACGTAGGCGAACTTCTAAACGCATCCGAAGAAGAAACCACCACCGTTGTACAAACCCATCACATGGTGTATGAACCGGTAACCGGGGCTTTAGTAAAAGCCGACTATGATAAGATTGAACAAGTGTTAACCAACCTGATCAATAACGCAGTCAAGTACTCGCCGCAAGGGACAACTATCACTGTGGTAGCTGAGCGCTTGGATACCGAACTACAAGTAAGTGTAACTGACGAAGGTTTAGGCGTATCGCCGACTGATATGCCCCATCTTTTTGACCGATTCTATCGTGCACAGAGTGAGCATACACAAACTATCAAAGGGTTTGGTATCGGTTTGTATATCTGTAAAGAAATTATTGAACGCCACAAGGGCCGTATTTGGGTAGAGAGCAAGATTGACCAAGGCTCTGTCTTTTATTTTAGCTTACCGCTGTATCAATCTAAGCTATAA
- a CDS encoding CusA/CzcA family heavy metal efflux RND transporter encodes MNKILRGVIGFSLKNRYLILILAFALVVVGLYTFSQMPIEAFPDVTNTEIDIITQWPGQSAEEVEKLVTIPIEIALNPVQKRVSLRSSTIFGLSYVKVLFDDGVKDPDARQQVMNLLQNAALPNGVQPSVQPPIGPTGEIYRYTLQSSVRDVRELKTIQDWVVDRRLRAVPGIGDVNSFGGKTKTYEITVNPDKLTSLGITPLDVYTAVQKTNINVGGDMIVQNNQAFAVRGLGLIKDINEIKNIIVTNNNGVPVLVKDVADVQISNLPRLGWVGRSDAIDRQDGHRLVKDDPDAVEAIVVMRKGENPTEVVAALKAEINKLNNDVLPPDTKIVPYYDRTNLINYATHTVLHNLIEGILLVTFLVSVFMFNWRTTLIVSLIIPLALLFAFICLHMMGMSANLLSLGAVDFGIIIDGAVVMVEGMFVFLDHKAIEMGMERFNKRAKLGMIRNNGAVLGKAIFFAKLIIITGLLPIFAFQKVEGKLFSPLAYTLGFALLGALITTLTVVPVLISILLKKNVHEKHNPVVHGLTAFMLGGFVKAFKHKEVVVTISLIAMVVGLFSFKFLGSEFLPELNEGSIWLRVQLPYSVSLDQSVATSKQVRQILMTFPQVKYAVSQTGRPDNGTDVAGFYNNEFDVIMYPEEDWKPKVSKEELIAQMHKKLKVLPGADLNFSQPISDNVEEAVSGVKGSIVVKVYGDSLNYMENRVYEVYKQLKTVRGVEDLGVLKSVGLPELDIQLNQQKMAQYGVATADANSVISMAIGGQAASTLYEGVRTFDIRIRFPEGYRKTPADIGNLLVPTQNGSKVALNEIADISQKTGPCLIFRDGNERYATVKFSVRGRDMGSTIAEAQKKVAKNVEIKRGYRLAWQGDFENQQRATERLEQVVPISLALIFILLYIMFGTVKDAALVFMNVPFAIVGGILALLITGTNFSISAGIGFIALFGICIQDGVLLITIFKHNLEDLHGDTLLLYSSIKLGVNSRIRPVMMTALMAAIGLLPAAISHGIGSESSRPLARVVIGGILCAMLFSLWVFPLIFGWAYRKADPTTR; translated from the coding sequence ATGAACAAGATTCTTAGGGGAGTTATCGGATTCTCTTTAAAAAACCGGTACCTCATACTCATATTGGCGTTTGCACTGGTAGTTGTTGGGCTGTATACTTTTAGCCAGATGCCTATTGAGGCTTTTCCGGATGTCACTAATACCGAAATTGACATTATTACACAATGGCCAGGTCAAAGTGCCGAAGAGGTTGAAAAGCTGGTTACTATACCTATCGAGATTGCCCTCAACCCGGTGCAAAAAAGGGTGAGCCTGCGCTCATCAACCATATTTGGCTTAAGCTATGTAAAGGTACTGTTTGACGATGGTGTTAAAGACCCGGACGCGCGCCAGCAGGTAATGAACTTACTGCAAAATGCAGCATTGCCTAACGGTGTGCAACCATCTGTGCAGCCACCCATCGGCCCTACCGGCGAAATTTATCGCTATACCCTGCAAAGTTCGGTACGCGACGTTCGCGAACTTAAAACTATACAGGACTGGGTGGTTGACCGCCGTTTGCGGGCTGTACCCGGTATTGGCGATGTGAACAGTTTTGGCGGTAAAACCAAAACTTACGAAATTACCGTTAATCCCGACAAACTGACCAGCCTTGGCATTACGCCTCTTGATGTTTATACCGCTGTGCAAAAAACCAATATCAATGTTGGCGGCGATATGATTGTGCAAAACAACCAGGCTTTCGCTGTGAGGGGATTGGGGTTGATTAAAGACATTAACGAGATCAAAAATATAATCGTTACCAACAATAACGGTGTGCCCGTGCTGGTAAAAGATGTAGCCGATGTGCAAATATCTAACCTGCCACGACTGGGATGGGTAGGCCGCAGTGACGCCATTGATCGCCAGGACGGGCACAGGTTGGTAAAAGACGATCCAGACGCCGTAGAGGCCATCGTAGTGATGCGCAAAGGCGAAAACCCAACCGAAGTAGTTGCAGCGCTGAAAGCGGAGATTAACAAACTCAACAACGATGTGTTGCCGCCCGACACCAAGATCGTGCCCTATTATGATCGCACCAACCTTATTAATTACGCAACGCATACCGTTTTGCATAACCTAATTGAAGGTATATTGCTGGTGACCTTCCTGGTGTCTGTATTCATGTTTAACTGGCGTACTACGCTCATTGTATCTCTCATCATTCCGCTGGCGCTGCTGTTTGCTTTTATCTGCCTGCACATGATGGGCATGTCGGCCAACCTGCTTTCGCTGGGCGCAGTAGATTTTGGTATCATCATCGATGGTGCAGTGGTAATGGTTGAGGGCATGTTTGTGTTTTTGGATCATAAGGCTATTGAAATGGGCATGGAGCGATTTAATAAACGCGCTAAGCTGGGCATGATCAGGAATAACGGTGCAGTGCTGGGTAAGGCTATCTTTTTCGCCAAATTAATTATAATCACCGGCTTGCTGCCCATTTTCGCTTTTCAAAAGGTTGAGGGCAAGCTGTTTTCGCCGCTGGCTTATACCTTGGGTTTCGCTTTGTTGGGCGCTCTAATAACTACCCTTACCGTAGTACCGGTATTGATAAGCATTTTGCTTAAAAAGAACGTGCACGAAAAACACAACCCTGTAGTACACGGCCTTACCGCTTTTATGCTCGGTGGATTTGTTAAAGCGTTTAAACATAAAGAGGTAGTGGTAACCATATCGCTTATTGCCATGGTGGTCGGTTTGTTCTCTTTCAAGTTTTTAGGTTCTGAATTTTTGCCCGAACTTAATGAAGGGTCGATCTGGTTACGTGTGCAACTACCGTACAGCGTTTCGCTCGACCAGTCAGTAGCCACGTCTAAACAGGTGCGTCAAATACTCATGACCTTTCCTCAGGTAAAGTATGCTGTATCTCAAACCGGCCGGCCGGATAATGGTACCGACGTAGCAGGCTTTTACAACAATGAGTTTGACGTAATTATGTACCCTGAAGAGGATTGGAAACCTAAAGTATCTAAAGAAGAACTCATTGCACAAATGCACAAAAAACTTAAGGTTTTACCCGGTGCCGATCTTAACTTCTCGCAACCAATTTCGGATAACGTAGAAGAGGCGGTATCAGGCGTAAAAGGTTCGATTGTAGTGAAAGTATATGGCGACTCACTCAATTACATGGAAAATCGGGTTTACGAGGTTTACAAGCAGCTAAAAACGGTACGCGGCGTTGAGGATTTGGGCGTACTTAAAAGCGTTGGTTTACCCGAACTGGACATTCAGCTCAATCAGCAAAAAATGGCTCAATATGGTGTTGCTACCGCTGATGCTAACTCCGTAATATCTATGGCCATAGGCGGCCAAGCGGCTTCTACCTTATATGAAGGCGTGCGCACCTTTGATATCCGCATCCGCTTCCCCGAAGGTTACCGTAAAACGCCGGCTGATATTGGCAATTTGCTGGTGCCTACCCAAAATGGCAGCAAAGTAGCATTGAATGAAATTGCAGACATCAGCCAAAAAACTGGTCCGTGTTTAATATTCAGGGATGGTAACGAGCGCTATGCCACCGTTAAATTTTCCGTACGTGGCCGTGATATGGGCAGCACCATTGCCGAAGCCCAAAAGAAAGTAGCCAAGAACGTAGAGATTAAACGCGGCTACCGCCTGGCGTGGCAAGGCGATTTTGAGAATCAGCAACGTGCCACTGAACGTTTAGAACAAGTAGTGCCTATAAGTTTAGCGCTCATTTTTATACTGTTGTATATTATGTTTGGCACCGTTAAAGATGCTGCGCTGGTGTTTATGAATGTACCTTTTGCTATTGTGGGTGGCATTCTGGCCCTGCTCATTACAGGCACAAACTTCAGTATATCGGCTGGTATTGGCTTTATCGCCTTATTTGGCATCTGTATACAGGATGGAGTACTGCTCATCACCATATTTAAGCATAATCTTGAAGATCTGCATGGCGATACCTTGCTGTTGTACAGCTCTATCAAATTAGGTGTCAATTCACGGATACGCCCGGTAATGATGACGGCGTTGATGGCAGCTATCGGTTTGCTTCCTGCAGCTATTTCGCATGGCATTGGTTCCGAAAGCTCACGACCACTGGCAAGGGTAGTTATTGGAGGTATTTTGTGCGCAATGCTATTCAGCTTGTGGGTGTTCCCGCTCATTTTTGGCTGGGCCTACCGCAAAGCGGACCCAACCACACGGTAA
- a CDS encoding efflux RND transporter periplasmic adaptor subunit: MNALLYKSGIFFTAGVLALGMFSCNQHHVDEDTRQPYVIPDSLMRTLKIDTVKTSNITSALKLSGVIDFNTDKVENIYPLVSGNLQDVTVMLGDYVHAGQTLGVVRSPEIANYTSSMESTRAQVQITKKQLQQQQDLAKSGLASQVDVVSAQSNYEQAVAAYTAAQRVMSMNGNSTSGQYLLKSPIDGFVVQKNVNSGTNIRSDNSSPLFVISDLKNVWVEANVYEENIGKVHEGDTAEVTTISYPGKVFTGKVNKLMNILDPTTKVMKMRVILNNPGYLLKPQMFATVSLNDKEDKKAIAIASTDLIFDHSQYYVLIMQDKKNVQIRPVNVISINGKTAYLSSGVAPGERLISSDALLIYGSLNS; the protein is encoded by the coding sequence ATGAATGCGTTGCTATATAAAAGTGGAATATTTTTTACAGCCGGTGTTTTAGCGCTCGGGATGTTTTCCTGCAATCAGCACCACGTTGATGAAGATACCCGTCAGCCTTACGTTATCCCCGACTCACTGATGCGCACTTTAAAAATTGATACAGTTAAGACCTCCAACATCACGAGTGCGCTAAAATTAAGCGGCGTTATTGATTTTAACACCGATAAGGTAGAAAATATTTACCCACTTGTGAGCGGTAACCTGCAGGATGTTACCGTTATGCTTGGAGATTATGTACATGCCGGCCAAACGTTAGGCGTAGTACGCAGCCCCGAAATAGCCAACTATACGTCATCCATGGAGTCGACACGTGCGCAGGTACAGATTACCAAAAAACAACTGCAGCAGCAACAAGACCTGGCCAAAAGCGGACTTGCATCGCAGGTTGATGTTGTGAGCGCACAATCAAACTACGAGCAGGCAGTAGCCGCCTACACCGCGGCCCAACGGGTGATGAGCATGAATGGCAACTCCACATCAGGGCAGTATCTGCTTAAATCGCCTATTGACGGTTTTGTAGTTCAAAAAAATGTCAACAGTGGTACCAACATCCGTAGTGATAACAGCTCGCCGCTTTTCGTTATTTCTGACCTGAAAAACGTATGGGTTGAAGCTAATGTGTACGAAGAAAACATCGGCAAGGTACACGAAGGCGACACGGCGGAAGTAACGACAATTTCGTATCCGGGCAAAGTTTTTACCGGCAAGGTAAACAAGCTCATGAATATTCTTGACCCAACTACCAAAGTAATGAAAATGCGGGTGATACTTAATAACCCAGGTTACTTGTTAAAACCACAGATGTTTGCCACCGTGTCGCTTAACGATAAAGAAGATAAAAAAGCTATCGCCATAGCAAGTACCGATTTAATATTTGATCATAGCCAGTACTACGTGCTGATTATGCAAGACAAGAAAAACGTACAGATACGTCCGGTGAATGTAATCAGTATTAATGGCAAAACGGCTTACCTGAGCAGCGGCGTTGCACCGGGCGAGCGTTTAATCAGTTCAGACGCCTTGCTGATCTACGGTTCTTTAAACAGTTAA